The following coding sequences lie in one Pristis pectinata isolate sPriPec2 chromosome 20, sPriPec2.1.pri, whole genome shotgun sequence genomic window:
- the LOC127580902 gene encoding LOW QUALITY PROTEIN: RNA-binding protein 15-like (The sequence of the model RefSeq protein was modified relative to this genomic sequence to represent the inferred CDS: inserted 8 bases in 7 codons; deleted 1 base in 1 codon) — MKEKDVSPKAGGKRGEERRGGHHQQPRKIGNNHNSINRNNKTHGTAKRTRNVSGKRTNNRDYDVYAPNRTANNLSLSSASSRTSRNERQPGEYKTLKISNLGSQLSDGAIEDGLFHEFKKFGDVSVKISRDGDERVALVNFRHSEDAKAARHAKGRLVLHDRPLKIETVYPPPKGRSYSPELDGYSAPSVQANRHRQRSLSPTGLGYREHRAQQRSSLGRQIAPPPPPPPATTSQRDLERERDYAFYEGRSRAAYALERTTFREDEILPEDDKRANRTLFIGNLDPSVSQNDLLLAFERFGVILEVDIKRPPRGQGNSYGFLKFENLDMAHRAKIAMSGKVIGRNPIKIGYGKATPXTRLWVGGLGAWVPVAGLAREFDRFGTIRSIDYRKGDSWXYIQYESLDAAQAACTQMRGFPXGGPDRRLRVXFADTEHRYPQQYLQALPLPHFDLIGDGLLPRGAECLRGRERTPPPMHFRERDLFPGNDWHVLSVRERNRSSHXTFEHLDREVRDSWSLERDREHILQNWDQRRKRRGPVDVRPTDCSPSNDRSRKRRCVXSPDRSPGNSSRDGGRHSDSDRDAKNERYSPNRDRRNSTEKISCGKHEIKAISLLEKEKDRKHRTIECVSPLRSKSKSDLNAKASDSFQEYDRKLNVAWHGMLVLKNSSFSTNMHFLEGDLSVATNLLVDVSTGGKVAQLKITQRLRLDQPKLDEVTRRIKASGTNGYCVLLAVPALNSMENVEGMSTGLEQATSPQRPLRNLVSYLKQKQAAGVISLPVGGSKEKDHTGVLHAFPPCDFSQQYLQXSARALAKSEEDCLVIIIVRGAA; from the exons ATGAAGGAGAAAGACGTGTCGCCCAAAGCTGGTGGTAAACGAGGGGAAGAAAGGCGAGGAGGCCACCACCAACAGCCCAGGAAAATAGGGAATAATCATAACAGTATCAACAGGAACAACAAAACCCATGGCACTGCCAAGCGAACTCGCAATGTTAGTGGCAAAAGGACCAATAACAGAGATTATGATGTTTATGCACCCAACCGAACTGCTAATAACTTGAGTCTTTCTTCTGCTTCCTCAAGGACTAGTAGGAATGAGAGGCAACCTGGTGAATATAAAACTTTGAAGATCAGCAATCTGGGTTCCCAGTTGAGTGATGGTGCAATTGAGGATGGTCTTTTCCATGAATTTAAGAAGTTTGGGGATGTTAGTGTGAAAATATCCAGGGATGGGGATGAAAGAGTGGCATTGGTGAATTTCAGGCACTCTGAGGATGCAAAGGCTGCCAGGCATGCCAAGGGCAGATTGGTGCTACATGATCGTCCTCTAAAAATTGAAACTGTTTATCCTCCACCGAAAGGAAGAAGTTACTCGCCTGAACTGGATGGGTATTCTGCACCCAGTGTCCAGGCCAATCGTCATAGACAGAGATCTCTGTCTCCAACAGGGCTTGGTTATAGAGAACACAGAGCTCAACAACGCAGTTCTTTGGGACGTCAGATAGcgccgccaccaccaccaccacccgccACCACCTCC CAGAGAGACTTGGAGAGAGAGCGTGATTATGCCTTTTATGAAGGTCGGAGTCGAGCTGCTTATGCTCTTGAGAGGACTACATTTAGGGAAGATGAAATCTTGCCAGAAGATGACAAGCGAGCTAATAGGACGTTGTTTATCGGAAACCTGGATCCTTCTGTTTCACAAAATGATCTTTTGCTTGCATTTGAGCGGTTTGGTGTTATCTTGGAGGTGGATATCAAAAGGCCACCACGAGGGCAAGGAAATTCATATGGCTTCCTGAAATTTGAAAACTTGGACATGGCTCACAGAGCTAAGATTGCAATGTCTGGCAAAGTGATTGGGAGAAATCCCATCAAGATCGGTTATGGGAAAGCAACTC CTACACGCTTGTGGGTTGGGGGATTAGGTGCCTGGGTTCCTGTAGCTGGTCTTGCGAGGGAATTTGACCGCTTTGGTACCATAAGGTCAATTGACTATAGAAAGGGAGACAGTT CTTACATTCAGTATGAAAGCTTGGATGCTGCTCAAGCAGCCTGCACTCAGATGCGTGGCTTTC TTGGTGGACCAGATCGGCGGCTAAGAG GATTTGCTGACACAGAGCACCGATATCCTCAACAGTATCTACAAGCCTTGCCTCTTCCTCATTTTGATTTGATTGGGGATGGCCTTCTTCCTCGTGGTGCAGAGTGTCTGAGGGGTAGGGAAAGAACTCCTCCCCCAATGCATTTTCGAGAAAGGGACCTTTTTCCAGGCAATGACTGGCATGTTCTTTCTGTTCgggaaagaaatagaagtagCC GAACATTTGAGCACCTTGATCGTGAAGTCCGGGATAGCTGGTCTCTTGAACGTGACCGCGAACATATTTTGCAGAATTGGGACCAAAGAAGGAAAAGGAGAGGACCTGTGGATGTGCGCCCTACTGATTGCTCACCCAGTAATGATAGGTCCAGAAAGCGCCGCTGTGT TTCTCCAGATCGCAGCCCAGGTAATAGCAGCCGTGATGGCGGGCGTCATAGTGACTCTGACCGTGATGCAAAGAATGAGCGATATTCACCCAATAGAGACCGACGTAACAGTACAGAAAAAATCTCTTGTGGTAAGCATGAGATCAAAGCCATAAGCTTACTCGAAAAGGAGAAAGATCGCAAGCATAGAACTATAGAGTGCGTGAGTCCCCTGAGGAGCAAATCAAAATCTGATCTCAATGCCAAAGCATCTGACAGCTTCCAGGAATATGATCGCAAATTGAACGTAGCCTGGCATGGAATGCTAGTTCTGAAAAATAGTTCTTTCTCAACAAACATGCACTTCCTCGAGGGTGATCTGAGCGTTGCAACCAATTTATTAGTGGACGTCTCAACTGGTGGAAAGGTAGCACAGTTAAAAATCACTCAGCGCTTACGACTAGATCAGCCTAAATTGGATGAGGTAACGAGACGCATCAAAGCATCAGGCACTAATGGTTATTGTGTCCTGTTGGCCGTACCAGctttaaacagcatggaaaatgtGGAAGGAATGTCCACTGGTTTAGAGCAAGCCACTTCACCACAGCGACCACTGAGGAACTTGGTGTCCTACCTAAAACAAAAGCAGGCTGCTGGAGTCATTAGCCTGCCTGTTGGAGGCAGCAAAGAGAAGGACCACACAGGTGTGCTCCATGCTTTTCCTCCATGTGATTTTTCTCAACAGTATCTGC ACTCTGCTCGAGCCCTGGCCAAATCTGAAGAAGACTGTCTAGTTATAATAATTGTACGTGGTGCAGCTTAG